A section of the Candidatus Nitrosotenuis cloacae genome encodes:
- a CDS encoding cobyric acid synthase — protein MIQGTSSGAGKTTLVAALCRIFSDEGYSVAPFKSQNMSNYSYKGDGFEISQAQAVQAVAARAEISPHMNPILLKPLGGYRSSVLLQGRFHKNMDAEYYYKKFVLKGGLKTAMESFSILEKQYDIIVMEGAGSPSEVNLQKFDIANMQFAERTHSPVLIVADIERGGSFASIVGTMALLPEKHKRLVKGFIINKFQGNTRLLQPGFKKIRQITSRPVLGVIPKVALNLPNEDSLDGKVDLFRKQNRKLQAELDKLAKTVKANLDMKYVRGLLK, from the coding sequence ATGATCCAGGGGACATCCTCTGGTGCAGGCAAGACCACGCTTGTGGCCGCACTGTGCCGCATATTTTCAGATGAGGGATATTCCGTCGCACCGTTCAAGTCCCAGAACATGTCAAATTACTCGTACAAGGGGGACGGCTTTGAGATATCACAGGCTCAGGCCGTGCAGGCGGTGGCGGCAAGGGCGGAGATCTCGCCACACATGAACCCAATTCTGCTAAAGCCGCTTGGGGGCTATCGCAGCTCGGTGCTGCTTCAGGGCAGATTCCACAAGAACATGGACGCCGAATATTACTATAAGAAATTCGTTCTAAAGGGAGGCCTAAAGACCGCAATGGAGTCGTTTTCAATACTTGAAAAGCAGTACGATATCATAGTGATGGAGGGGGCAGGCTCGCCATCGGAGGTAAACTTGCAAAAATTTGACATTGCAAACATGCAGTTTGCGGAAAGGACGCACTCTCCGGTATTGATTGTAGCAGACATTGAGCGCGGCGGAAGCTTTGCAAGCATCGTCGGCACGATGGCGCTATTACCTGAAAAGCACAAGAGACTGGTTAAGGGATTCATCATAAACAAATTCCAAGGAAACACGAGGCTGCTCCAGCCGGGATTTAAAAAAATAAGGCAGATCACATCAAGGCCGGTACTTGGGGTGATACCAAAGGTAGCACTAAACCTGCCAAACGAGGACTCACTTGACGGCAAGGTCGACCTATTTAGAAAACAAAATCGAAAATTGCAAGCTGAATTGGACAAACTTGCAAAAACGGTAAAGGCAAACTTGGACATGAAATATGTGCGGGGGCTGCTCAAATGA
- a CDS encoding cobalamin biosynthesis protein: MILASVLILAGAIIIDLAFGDPKNRFHPTAWVGTLIAKLVPFARGTNPHAEKLGGLVITVFVAGLVAFLLFLYQGMFTGRDVISTAILVLTGALLLKTTIAIRGLERHGRQVMEALSQNNLEEARSRLSMLVKRNTKDLDKNHIVSGVLETTSENIVDGVTGPVFYFAIFGLPGAFVYRTVNTIDSMVGYKTELFRNVGWFGANCDKVLNYLPSRITAYVMILAALLIGADWKNSLLVIRKDGKNTSSPNAGYPMAAMAGALGAKFEKIDHYTMGNGTAQMDERHFESAIKLLKVTSILFCIIVAVPIISILYYLGWWIHV; the protein is encoded by the coding sequence ATGATCCTTGCATCCGTTCTGATACTGGCAGGTGCAATAATCATTGATCTTGCATTTGGAGATCCGAAGAACCGATTCCATCCAACTGCCTGGGTTGGCACGCTGATAGCAAAGCTTGTGCCTTTTGCAAGGGGGACAAACCCGCATGCAGAAAAGCTTGGCGGGCTGGTGATCACGGTTTTTGTTGCAGGGCTGGTTGCATTTTTGCTGTTTTTGTACCAGGGTATGTTTACGGGTCGTGATGTGATTTCGACTGCGATTCTAGTCCTGACAGGCGCGCTATTGCTCAAAACGACGATTGCCATACGCGGGCTTGAAAGACACGGAAGGCAGGTCATGGAAGCACTGTCGCAAAACAACCTAGAAGAGGCACGCTCAAGGCTTTCCATGCTGGTCAAGCGCAACACCAAGGACCTTGACAAAAATCACATCGTATCGGGCGTGCTTGAGACCACAAGCGAGAACATCGTTGACGGGGTGACTGGGCCGGTCTTTTACTTTGCAATATTTGGCCTGCCTGGTGCATTCGTATACAGGACGGTCAACACGATTGATTCCATGGTTGGCTACAAAACAGAGTTGTTCAGAAACGTAGGCTGGTTTGGCGCAAACTGCGACAAGGTGCTCAACTACCTACCGTCGAGAATCACGGCATATGTGATGATACTTGCAGCGCTGCTGATTGGAGCCGACTGGAAAAACTCTTTGCTTGTAATAAGAAAGGATGGAAAAAACACATCAAGCCCGAATGCGGGATACCCGATGGCAGCAATGGCAGGAGCACTGGGGGCAAAATTTGAAAAGATAGATCACTATACGATGGGAAACGGGACGGCACAGATGGACGAAAGACACTTTGAGTCGGCAATCAAGCTGCTCAAGGTGACAAGCATCCTGTTCTGTATAATTGTCGCAGTCCCGATCATTTCAATATTGTATTATCTTGGATGGTGGATTCATGTTTAG
- the cobS gene encoding adenosylcobinamide-GDP ribazoletransferase has translation MFRQVGAVFSFLTIIPAGSSNLQVVARHMYLFPVVGIAIGIIVGSAAWGLSFLLEPLVVGLLVTAALVLVTGLHHIDGLSDFADGLMVRGTRERKWQVMRDPSVGSAGIVSVVLYVGGMIIALSAIRGFDLFLAIIAAEIVAKFSMVLLTSFGPSAWEGSNSDFVKSMKDRRKLGIAAAITVLSLMLLQNNAAFAALAAGIVISLIILGISRRSFGGISGDILGATNEMTRLASLLVFASA, from the coding sequence ATGTTTAGGCAGGTCGGCGCGGTATTTTCGTTTCTGACCATAATTCCTGCTGGGAGCTCCAATCTCCAAGTTGTTGCAAGACACATGTACCTGTTTCCGGTCGTGGGCATTGCAATAGGAATCATTGTGGGCTCTGCCGCATGGGGACTGTCGTTCCTGCTGGAGCCGCTTGTGGTGGGACTGCTTGTCACTGCCGCACTGGTACTTGTCACAGGCCTGCACCATATCGACGGACTGTCCGACTTTGCAGACGGGCTGATGGTGCGCGGCACAAGGGAGAGAAAATGGCAGGTGATGAGGGATCCGTCGGTCGGCTCTGCCGGAATAGTGTCGGTAGTCCTGTATGTGGGCGGCATGATAATTGCGTTGTCTGCAATTCGTGGGTTTGACCTGTTCTTGGCAATCATTGCAGCCGAGATAGTCGCCAAGTTCTCGATGGTGCTGCTTACTAGCTTTGGGCCTTCTGCGTGGGAGGGTTCAAACTCTGATTTTGTCAAATCCATGAAGGACAGAAGGAAACTTGGCATTGCAGCAGCAATTACAGTGCTCTCGCTCATGCTGTTGCAGAATAATGCCGCGTTTGCCGCACTTGCGGCTGGAATTGTAATCTCGCTTATCATTTTAGGCATATCTAGGCGCAGCTTTGGGGGAATCTCAGGTGACATCTTGGGTGCTACAAACGAGATGACAAGACTTGCATCACTTCTTGTCTTTGCGTCGGCATGA
- a CDS encoding NTP transferase domain-containing protein: MAGGKGSRMDSKEEKLLLKYKKPVVLHVVDALRQSGCFSRIVAVTSKNSPKTQTALSEYGVEIIDTSGTDYVTDLNLALSGIDDVAMVVSGDLPLLDADIVQKMIMQHKKDSTWQSFVVTKNFLESQNMAAEFSVECDGQECYYTGISVVNPKMITAHVKETCTILDDKRIAMNLNTKYDYSLLKNA; this comes from the coding sequence ATGGCTGGTGGGAAGGGATCCAGGATGGATTCAAAGGAGGAAAAACTACTCCTCAAATACAAAAAGCCGGTCGTACTGCACGTGGTTGATGCATTGCGGCAATCAGGATGCTTTTCAAGAATTGTGGCGGTGACAAGCAAAAACTCACCCAAGACTCAAACCGCTCTGTCAGAGTATGGTGTGGAGATAATTGACACGTCCGGAACCGATTATGTAACTGATCTTAACCTTGCCTTGTCAGGCATTGACGACGTGGCTATGGTCGTGTCGGGCGATCTGCCGCTTCTTGACGCAGACATTGTGCAAAAAATGATCATGCAACACAAAAAAGATTCTACATGGCAAAGCTTTGTAGTCACAAAGAACTTTCTAGAATCGCAAAACATGGCAGCCGAGTTTTCAGTAGAGTGCGACGGACAAGAGTGCTACTACACCGGCATATCTGTAGTGAACCCGAAAATGATCACCGCCCACGTAAAGGAGACATGCACCATCCTAGATGACAAGAGAATTGCGATGAACCTTAACACGAAATACGATTATTCCTTACTCAAGAACGCCTGA
- a CDS encoding 30S ribosomal protein S27e produces MKKGHILIPKPRSKFQKVQCKECSAENVLFSHVTSTVTCKSCGNVIAEPTGSIAKINGTISGVLE; encoded by the coding sequence TTGAAGAAAGGACACATCCTAATTCCAAAGCCAAGGAGCAAGTTCCAGAAGGTACAGTGCAAGGAGTGCAGTGCGGAAAACGTCCTGTTCTCTCACGTCACAAGCACCGTAACATGCAAGTCATGCGGAAACGTGATTGCCGAGCCGACCGGATCCATTGCAAAGATCAACGGCACTATTTCAGGCGTTCTTGAGTAA
- a CDS encoding 50S ribosomal protein L44e, which yields MNIPKEINRYCAKCKTHTLQKVALYKAGKRRGSAIGERRHEEDKKGYGGQKFPKLAKPAKTTKKQTLILTCPQCKKKSNKKGIRLRKLELVAN from the coding sequence ATGAACATACCGAAGGAGATCAACAGGTATTGTGCAAAATGCAAGACACATACTCTGCAAAAGGTCGCCTTGTACAAGGCCGGTAAAAGAAGAGGCTCTGCAATCGGTGAGCGAAGGCACGAGGAAGACAAAAAGGGATACGGCGGACAGAAATTCCCAAAGCTTGCCAAGCCTGCAAAGACTACGAAAAAACAGACCTTGATTTTGACTTGTCCTCAATGTAAAAAGAAATCTAATAAAAAGGGCATCAGACTAAGAAAGCTAGAGTTGGTGGCAAATTGA
- a CDS encoding adenine deaminase, producing the protein MGDKKADIILKNCSLVNVYTNELVPKTQVAIKKDRIAYVGQDASHAADEKTAIIDLQDGFLAPGFADPHTHIDQFVTPAELAKKSLLCGTTSLFSDPIDVVSVCGFKGLREFVKMCSSLPIRIFNVVPGGLPVDRKFSHRKALTISEEKAAIKIDGIVGMGEVFSWTKVTSRDPQTMKKIASMINHNCIINGHTAGASDRKLNAYVSSGIISCHEPIDYDQVMERLRLGMWVMMREGSIRRDLKNIIPKILQTKPYLNRLMFCSDGLDPVDIAKFGHIDHCVREAVRLGVSAVDAITMASKNCFDYYNMGKDLGGIAPGKLADMLVFDDLEKIKPKRVFMGGRLVASNGSIVTRIQNKPVPKWMKHTVKIAKTFSEKDFAIKSKDQTVSANVMEMETEIITKLGTATLATKNGNVTPSQEQDVWKVAAFDRTYGSGKHAVGFLKNFGADIGAFASTWSFHENDLIVIGSNEKDMAYAANHLVKSQGGMVIVKNGKVLSFLPLPISGIISSDPFEVALEKFVGLNSTLVESGCKFARPHLIPLFLPFLALPSVRMLHSGMIDVKKRSVIAPIH; encoded by the coding sequence ATGGGCGACAAAAAGGCGGACATCATCCTCAAGAACTGCTCGCTTGTGAACGTCTACACAAACGAGTTGGTCCCAAAAACCCAGGTTGCCATAAAAAAGGACCGCATCGCGTATGTGGGCCAAGATGCGTCCCATGCTGCGGACGAAAAAACGGCGATAATTGACCTGCAGGATGGATTTCTGGCTCCCGGATTTGCGGACCCTCACACTCACATCGACCAGTTTGTGACCCCTGCGGAGCTTGCAAAAAAATCCCTGCTCTGCGGCACGACAAGCCTCTTCTCAGATCCAATTGATGTAGTCAGTGTCTGCGGGTTCAAGGGGCTTCGAGAATTTGTAAAAATGTGCTCCTCTCTTCCAATCAGAATATTCAACGTGGTGCCAGGGGGCCTGCCAGTCGACAGGAAGTTCAGCCATAGAAAGGCACTCACCATATCTGAGGAAAAGGCGGCAATCAAGATTGACGGCATAGTCGGCATGGGGGAGGTGTTCTCCTGGACTAAGGTCACATCAAGGGATCCGCAGACAATGAAAAAGATAGCAAGCATGATAAACCACAACTGCATCATAAACGGGCACACTGCTGGGGCATCGGACAGAAAGCTCAACGCGTACGTTTCATCTGGCATAATTTCGTGTCATGAACCAATAGACTATGATCAGGTGATGGAAAGGTTGCGTCTTGGCATGTGGGTCATGATGAGGGAGGGCTCGATTCGCCGCGACCTGAAAAACATCATACCAAAGATCCTTCAGACAAAACCGTATCTAAACAGGCTGATGTTCTGCTCCGACGGGCTGGATCCTGTGGATATTGCAAAATTTGGCCACATTGATCACTGTGTTAGGGAGGCAGTAAGACTCGGTGTAAGCGCGGTGGACGCCATAACGATGGCATCAAAGAACTGCTTTGACTATTACAACATGGGAAAAGACCTTGGCGGCATTGCACCAGGAAAGCTTGCAGACATGCTGGTATTTGATGACCTGGAAAAAATAAAGCCAAAGCGCGTGTTCATGGGCGGAAGGCTGGTCGCATCAAACGGCAGTATTGTGACCAGAATACAGAACAAGCCCGTACCAAAATGGATGAAACACACAGTAAAGATTGCAAAGACCTTCTCCGAAAAAGACTTTGCAATAAAAAGCAAAGACCAGACAGTGTCTGCAAATGTGATGGAAATGGAAACTGAGATAATCACAAAACTGGGTACTGCGACACTTGCCACAAAGAATGGGAACGTGACTCCATCACAGGAGCAGGATGTCTGGAAGGTGGCCGCATTTGACAGGACGTACGGCTCAGGCAAGCACGCGGTGGGATTTTTGAAAAACTTTGGAGCAGATATTGGCGCGTTTGCATCCACGTGGAGCTTTCATGAAAACGACCTAATTGTTATCGGCTCAAATGAAAAAGACATGGCATACGCGGCAAATCACCTGGTAAAATCCCAGGGGGGAATGGTAATAGTAAAGAACGGCAAGGTTCTGTCCTTTCTGCCTCTGCCAATATCTGGGATAATCTCATCTGATCCCTTTGAAGTGGCTTTGGAAAAGTTTGTGGGACTCAACTCGACTCTGGTGGAAAGCGGCTGCAAGTTCGCAAGACCGCACCTGATCCCGCTGTTTCTGCCGTTTCTTGCCCTTCCGTCAGTCAGAATGCTTCACAGCGGGATGATAGATGTGAAGAAAAGATCGGTTATTGCGCCGATTCACTAG